Within the Natranaeroarchaeum sulfidigenes genome, the region TCGTTCATCTGGAAGCCCAGCCCGGCGTTAATCTCGGTCTCGGTGCGTGGGAAGTACCAGAGATAGCCCGCGGCCCGCTCGGTCGGTTTGAACACCAGTGCGTCCGACCACTCAACCGGCTCATCGACGTGGACGATCTCGCGGTAGGCCGAACAGAACTGCGAGTATCTGACGTTGGTGTCGAAAGTCGCGTCGTCTAGTTCGGCGAAGTCCTGAAGGATCGACAGCGCACCTGCAGCATCGACGACGACCTCGGCCTCGTAGGTTCGTGGCTCGCCCTTTCGGATCGTTTCAATCCCCGTTACCCGCCCGTCGTCGTCCTGATTGACGTCCTTGACGACGGTGTCGTAGTGGACCTCGGCATCGGATTCCTCTGCGCCCTCGATGAGCAGGCGGCCGAACTCCCAGCGGTCGATCACGGCGAGTTCGCCGGGTACGGGAATTTCCAGCACCTCGTCTTCCTGTGGAATCTCGAAGCGGCCGTGGTCGACATCGGTGTTTGTGAACGCTGGTTCGATCTTCGAGCGCGGGATCGATTCCGGGAAGTTTGATGCCCCTTTCAGCGCGTCACCGCAGGCGATGTGTCCCGCTTCTTCGGCGTCTTTTCGGTCGACAATAACGACGTCGAGTCCGGCGTTTGCGGCGGTGGCCGCGGCGTAACAGCCCGAGGTCCCCGCTCCGACGACAACGACGTCGTGCTCCGATGTGGTCATAAAGACGGGTCGTATCCCCACGGTCAAAACGTTTTACTTGTCGGATACACTCGTCCGGGCTCATCGACGACAACCTATTAGTTCCGAACCGTCCTCTCCGGAGACGTGAGCGACTACGAGTACACGGCGACGATCGAAAAACGCTACAACGATTTCGATACCTACGGCCACGTCAATAACGCGGTGTATGTCACCTATCTCGAATCGGCACGAATCAAGTTTTTCCGAGACGTGATCGGTAACCGAGATATATCAACGGTCATCGCCCACGTCGAGGTTGATTACGAGTCGCCGATCCTCGTCGACCACGAGGTAACCGTCGCCGTGCGCGTCGCCGAGATCGGCACGACGAGCGTGACACTGGACTACGAGATCCGCGCCGACGGCGAACGCGCTGCGACTGCCCGGACGACGCAAGTCCTTCTCGACGAGGACGACGAACCACGGCCGGTAGCCGAGGAGTGGGCGGAGCGGTTTGATATCGAGCAGAACCGTGCCGGGTGACCAGACACGGCCGCAACGAAACAGGTGAATAAAGAGTTTTATCAGGCTCGTTCGTAGCATGGAAGTATGACCGAGTACACCGTCGAGTTCGTGGGCCGGGACGAGTCGATTACAGTATCGGATACGGAGACGATTCTCAGCCGCTGTCTGGAAGAGGGGATCGCCCAGGAGTACTCCTGTCGCGTCGGAATGTGTCTGGCCTGCACAGCCGAAATCGTGGAAGGCGAGGTCACTCAGCCCGCCGCCCGCGGCTTCACCGAGGCCGAAGCCGAAAACTACGCACTGACCTGCATGGCTCGCCCGCAGTCGGACGTCAAGCTCGATCGCGGGAAGTACCCGCCGAGCATCGACGACGACGTGGCCGCCGAGGCGGGCGCGGGTGACGCGGCCGCCGACGACTGAACCGTGCAGGTTCGTCACGAGTACGATGGCATCTCCGAGATACTGGCCTCGAACGTCGAGCGGGCTACTGGCATTCTCTCGCGCGGTCGGGGACTCATGTTCCGCTGGTCGATCCCCGACGACTACGCGCTGGTGTTCGAGTTCGACGGTGTCGCCTCGCGGAGCCTCCACATGCTTTTCGTTCCCTTCCCGATCGACGCGATCTGGATCGCCGACGGCGAGGTCACCCGTGTCGAGACGCTGTCTGCGTGGACCGGCCTCGGAAAAGCGAAGGCAGATCTGGTCATCGAGTTGCCCGCGGGTGCTGGGGAGGACGTCTCCGTCGGTGATCGGGTCTCAGTGACCGACTAATCATTCAGCGACCAATACTACAGTCTTCGAAGTGTATTACTTCACTAATTGAAGTTATCCGTATTCGCCGCTGCTGCGGTCGTGATGGGTCGAGACGACCGGGGGCTGTGGAACCGTGAGGTTTATTTGCCGTGTGCGCCTGTTTCATGATGGATATGACACGAGAGGACTCCTCTCAGTCGGATTCCGAGGATAGAGGAAGTCGGGGCAACCCGGCTGGGCGCGAAATTCTCGGGGACGAGTGACCAACACGTGAACCCTGGAGATTCGCGCGGCTTCTTCGGCGGCGATCCCGCCACGAATCCGCTGTACGACGACGAGACAGATGTATCGCTACTGGACACGACACTTCGGGACGGCGAACAGGCACCGGGCATCTCGTTGACGCCCGACGAGAAAGCCGACATCGCCCGGGCGCTGGATCGAGCCCGGGTCGACGTGATCGAGGCGGGAAGCGCCTGTACCGGCGAGGGCGAGCGTCGAACGATCAAACAGGTAACCGACCTCGATCTGGACGCGACGATCACGAGCTTCGCTCGCGGCGTGCAAAACGACATCGACCTCGCGCTCGACTGTGATGTCGACGGTGTCACGATCGTGGTGCCGGGAAGCGATCGTCACATCGAGACGAAGGTGAACACGACCCGCGAGGAAGTGATCGCCGACACGGCCGAACTGGTCGAGTACGCCCGCGATCACGGCCTCTGGACCGAGGTGATCGGAGAGGACGGCAGTCGCGCCGATCTCGAATTCCTCGAAGAGCTCATGGCGACGGCCTTCGACGCCGGGGCGACCCGCGTCTGCTACGCGGACACCGTGGGTCACGCCGGGCCGGAGAGATCTTACGAGATCGTTTCCACGCTGGCCGAGTACGGCCCCGTCAGCGCCCACACCCACGACGACCTCGGGATGGGCCTGACGAACGCGCTGGCGAGCGTCGCCGCGGGCGCGGATCTCGTCCACGGCACCGTCAACGGCCTCGGTGAGCGCGCTGGCAACGTCGCCATCGAAGAGGTCGCGATCGCGCTCGATCACAGCTACGGGATCGAGACGGTTGACACGACGCAGCTGTACAGCCTCGGACAGGCCGTCGCACAGGCCACGGGCGTCCAGCTCCCGCCGAACAAGGCGGTCACAGGTGAAAACGCCTTCACCCACGAGAGCGGCATCCACACCGACGGGACGCTCAAGGACGACCGGATGTACGAGCCCTATCCACCGGAGAAGGTCGGCCGAGAGCGCCGGATCGTGCTCGGCAAACACACCGGTCGCGCCGGGGCCCGCGCCGCGCTCGAAGAACACGGCGTCGAGGTCGACGACGAGGAACTGACGCGCGTCGTCAAACGCATCAAGGAGATCGGCGACCGCGGCAAGCGCGTCACGGACGCCGACCTGCTCGCGATCGCGGAAGACGTCAAGGGGACCGACCGGGAACGCCGCGTCGAGGTGCTCGATCTCACTGCAGCGAGTGGGGGCGGCATCCCAACAGCGAGCGTTCGGCTGCGGGTCGACGACGAGGAACGCGTCGCCTCGGGCACCGGCAGCGGGCCGGTCGATGCCGCAGTGACGGCGGTTCGCGAGGCGATCGGTCAGGTCGCAAACGTCTCACTGGACTCGTACGAAGTCGATGCGATCACCGGCGGTACCGACGCCGTCGTCACGGTCGAAGTCGAGATGAGCCGTGGTGATCACTCGGTAACTGTCGCGAAAAGCGATACTGACATCACTTCCGCCTCGGTCAGCGCGATGGTCGATGCGATGGATCGGCTCCTGACTGTGCCTGGCGAGGAGCCGGAAGTACTGGCCGACGACTGAGTACGGGCACCGACCTCCGATTTCTTCGATTGTCAGGGCACTGAAGTCCATCAGATCGGCCGATCCTCGACGTAGGGGCCGACTACTATTATCGGGGTAGCCGTCTGTTGAGACGATGGCTGCAACTCTCACCATCAGCATCGAACTCGAACTCGGCTGGGGAGTTCACGATATCGACGAGTGGGACCACCTCAGCGATCGCGGCCGAGCGGAACGCATGTATCTCCACAGACTGCTCGACCTCTGTGATGAGGTCGACGTACCGATCACCTTCGACGTGGTCGGGCACCTGTTCTCTACTTCGTGTAACGGCGAGCACGGCGGCCCAGCGCCGGAGGGCTGGTTCGACGCCGATCCCGGGACCGACGTCGCGGCCGATCCGCTGTTTTACGCCCCCGACATGATCGAGGCGATCCGGTCTCGATCTGTCGATCACGAACTCTGTACACACACCTTCTCACACCTTCCGGCCGCGAAAGCAACGGACGCAGAGTTCCTCCGTGATCTCGTGCTCGCACAGCACCAGCACGAGGAGCACCTCGGCGAGCGAACGCCCTCACTCGTCCCGCCGCGTCATTACGTCCCTTCGGCAACCGTGATGCAGGAGGCTGGGATCGAAATCGTCCGTGAGAGCGCCCCCACTGGGACTACCGGTATCCGGCGAGCGACGGAACTGCTCTTTGCGCCACCGCCGACGATCGAACCGACAATCGAGGACGGCATCGTCAGAACATACTGTTCGACGCCAGCGACGCTGACGGCTCCGGCGCTCCCGTCCGGCCAGCGATCCACTCATCCGGTGTTTCGACCGCTTCCCGTGCGCCTGCGCCAGCGGCTTCACGCTCGCGCGCTCGATCAGGCGACCGGTCGTGCGATTGGCGAGGACGGCCATCTTCATCTGTGGTGTCACCTGTACGACCTCGCCAACGACGCCCAGTTCGAGGTCATCGCCGCCTATCTCCGCCGACTCGGCGACCTCGTTGACAGGGGCCTACTCGACGTCGCTCCGATGGCGACGCTCAACGAGCGGGTGCGGGACCGACATGGGCTGGTCTCGACGACCGCACCAATGGGGAATCCGGGGTCGGAGCAACCCTAGCTCGTATCCCGTTCCGCGAACGTGATCGACCAGTTAGAACGTGTTCGTGCGGGTTGGAGTCCGGGTGGCCAGACATCACCGTCACGCGTAGCGGGGCGAGCGACGAGCGTCGTCGGTGAACTGACCACGGACAGCGGGAGCCGCGTGTCCGATAGAAATCCGAATCTGGTACAGACGTTCCACGGAAGCGTCGACGGCGCGAGGATCGCATTGGCATCTTGATTGTCGTCGATTATCGCAGCGAGCAGGGCCGCTGTTGCATCGTTTGTCGGTGTGAGCGGAATTACGTCGGTGATCCGTATATGTCCCGCCTCCCTGACGTTCTGTCCGACGATCGCCCCGGCGATCGGTTCGCCGCGCTCGTGGACGAGGTAGTACCTGTACGTCCAGTCCGGATTCTCGAACCGCCATCGAAAGAACGGGTCGTCCCTGAGTACGTGTACACCTGACGGAGTGGCGCTTCGGTACAGTGTCAATAACTCGTCGAGAGGGGAACTCTCGTGCTTCGAGACTGTCATGGCCCTCGGCGTCTGTGCCAGTCTATCGAGAATGCCCAGGTAGCCTCGCTGTACGACGTTTGCGACCGACCCCGCGATATTCTGAGTCGTCGATCCCCCTGATAGCTCGTCCGAGGGTTGGTGGAGGCGATACCGTGTCCTGACCTGTCCGATCGGTTCCCACCCTACCTTCTCGTAGCCAGCCCGCGAGTGCTCGTTGGGGAAGTTGAAAAACAGCGCAGCCTCGTGGTCGGCGTATCGTTCAATAGCACGTTCGGTCATTCGAGTGAACACCCCCTGTCGGCGGTGATCCGGATGGACCATCGTATCGCAGGGCTGTAACGCGAGCTCACGGCGTCCCCCGATAGCCAGGGGAAGCGCAAGGAAGGGCCGAGCACCAATAATCCGCCCCGAGTCGTCGGTCGCAACTAGCATCGGAACGTGATCGACGTACGGGTTCTGTCGGTATTTCCAGTCAAACCACTCCTCGTCACGGTCGTCATCGAAGACAGTTTCGTACAGGTCAAGGAAGGGAACCAGATCCCGTGACTCGTACCGCCGAATCGCGTGGGCTGTGCTCTGCACTATACTGTACTACGACGATCCGTAATGAAAGCGTTCGTGCGGATTGCTCCGCCATGACTGGCCGGGTCAGGCCACCAGTTCTATATTCACGCAGCCGTTGTTGTTTGAGTACATATCGGTATGTCACCCTATAGTCCTCTCTGGGACGACTCGATGAATGAGATTGCACGGGAGGCCGTCGAGCCAACAGCGTCTGCGTTCGACCTGATCACGCATCTCGGCGACGGTGCGTTGCTTGTCGTCCTCGGCGTTCTCATCTACTGGTTTGGCGCGCCGGACAATCGCCGGGATCGGGCGTTCGTGATCGCGGTCGGTATCGCCGCGCTCGCGCTGTCGGCCGGACTCAAGGGAATCTTCCAGATCCCTCGGCCCGAGTTGGCGTTCTCGCCCGAAGCCTACCCGGGCTACACCTTCCCGAGCGCCCACGCAATGGGTGCAGCAGCGTTTTACGGTGCACTCGCAGTGACGATGGAGTGGGGTCGCCGCCGCGTCCGGTACGTCTTGGCGGGCATCCTCATCGGCCTTATCGCCCTCTCGCGAGTCGTCATTGGCGTCCACTACGTCGGTGACGTCGCCGTCGGCGTCGCACTCGGTCTCGCGCTCGTTGCTGTCGGCGTCTGGTTGGCACAGGAGGGCGTGTTCGACCCCGGGCCCACGTTCGTGCTTGCAACCGGCATTGCGGTTGGAGCGCTGTTGCTCGGCTCGCGACAGTTCGTCTCGCTCACGCTCGGTGCGTCCTTTGGCGGCACCATCGGCTGGTACTACGTGCGTGACAGACCGACCACTGATACGGGTGCGGCAGTGCTAACAGTGGGGGCCCTCGCCCTCATCGGCATCCTGTTCCTGCGCTTACTGCCCGAGCTGCTTGGCCTCTCCGCTCCGAATGTGGCGTTCAGTCCGCTCGTCGTCGGTCTCGAAATCGTCGGATACAGCCTGTTGACCGCGATGACGATTGCGCTTCCCGCGTTCGCTATTCGGATCGAGGATCACCCGACAGTACAGCGACTACAGCGGGTGCTTCCCTTCCGGGGACGCCGGTTCGAGGCGGAGGACACCCCACTCGGTGACGATTGAGATACTCATCTACGAGAGATCGGCTTCTGCCGGTTCGTACACCTGAACCCAGCCATCGCTTCGTATCTTTATCATATATCCGTCATACTGAAATTCGACGGTGCCGACACCCTGACGCGAATCATCGGTCACGTCCGGGCCAAAGAACGCCGCTTCGATCGCTGGTACGTCCACGAAGTCGTACAGCGGAGGCGATTTAATTTCGACTGGCGGGCGGTCTTCGGCTTCCGCGAGCGCGTAGATAATTACGGTAGTGAGTTCTTTGTTTCCATCGGGCCTGTAGTTGTGCTGTGATACCTGTGACCAGTGAGTGGCTCCCTCAGTGGCTGGGTCGTCGTCGCTCATCGTCCCGCCGCTAATTTCTTTGGTCATGCATTTCACTCCGTGCGTGCGCTTCCTGATTTGCGTCGAGGCTGGCACCGATCCCTTCGAGCGCGGTCAGGACCTGCTCGGCGTGCTCAGCGGGTCTGATCGTTTCCCTGGCATCGTCGAACGCAACTACGCCCTCGTCAACCAGCTTCGGGATGTGTGCGTGGTACAGCGACACGCTCACCGCCTCACGCTTGCGGTCGCTTACCTCGTTTTCGGGGATGTCGTTCTCCCACGCCGCGATCTTCGTCGCCAGCTCAGTCAGTGACCATTCGGTATCTTCGAGCAGCGTGTAGCAGAGATACCGACGTCGGGGATGGCCCAGTGCCTCGTACGCGGGGTCGATTTCTAGGACGTCAGACGGCAGTGATCGGCCATCAGGCGATGTGGACGTATCGAACCGCGTCTTCTCGTTCGGATCTGGTTCACCAGCCATGCGCAAATGAGGTGACACATAGATAAAACATTTTTCCTAAAGCTGGGCTAGAGCGCCTATAATGTCATTTACGGGCGTTTGCTTGCCAGCAAGTTACGTATCAGCAGCTATTGAGTTCACGTTCACGAGTGCGAGCGACACGAAGGTCTCTCGCCGTCTTGCTTCGTGAAAACGCCGAGGAGGAGATTTGAACAACGCGAAGACGGTCGCTTCCGTCGGTCGTGCTGCGTCTTCTCTCGTTCAAACTCCACAGTGACGTTCTATCGACACGGGGTGAGAGACACAGAGGTCTCTCACCAGACGTTGCGTCGATAGAAGCGCCGAGGAGGAGATTTGAACTCCTGTGTCCGGATGGACAGTTGCTCTCGAAGCAACCGCCTTGGCCAGGCTAGGCTACCTCGGCTCATCCGTTCATTCCCGGCGGGACAGTTTATCGGTTTCGGTTCGGGCGTCGAATGGCATCGGTACACATATGTGGGACGACTGTCCCTACCAAACCATGGACGTAGCTGAAGCGAGCGAGGAGTGTGAAGCCGTCCTCGACTCCATCTCCGAGGCCGTTATCGCTGATCGTGAATTTCTCGAAACCGTACTGCTGGGCGTCGTTTCCCGCGGACACGTGCTGTTAGAAGACGTTCCGGGGACCGGAAAGACGCTTACTGCGAACAGTTTCGCGTCCGCCCTCGACCTATCGTTTTCCCGTGTACAGTTCACCCCCGATCTTCTGCCGACCGACGTGACCGGGACACACATTTTCAACGAGCAGGATGGAAGCTTCGAGTTCAGCAAGGGGCCGATCTTCGCCAACGTGGTGCTGGCTGACGAGATCAACCGTGCGCCGCCGAAAACGCAGGCCGCGCTGCTCGAAGCGATGGGCGAGGGGCAGGTCACCGTCGACGGTGACACTCACGAACTGCCGGACCCATTTTTCGTTATCGCGACACAGAACCCGGTCGATCAGGAGGGGACGTTCCCGCTCCCCGAGGCGCAGGTCGACCGCTTCCTCGTCAAGAGCTCGATCGGCTATCCCGACGAAGCTGGCGAAGAAGAGCTCTTGCACCGCCGCCTCGGGCGTGTCGAACAGGTTCCGAGTGTCGAACGTGCGATCTCCGAGGAGGCGGTATCGGAACTCCGAGAGGTGCCCGAAACCGTCAAGGTAACCGATGATGTCGTCTCCTACCTCGTGGAAATCATCGGACGGACCCGTGCACTACGGCAAGTCTCGGTCGGCGTTTCGCCACGCGGGACACAGAGTCTGCTCGAGGCCTCACGCGCTCGCGCCGCGATGGTTGGCCGTGACTACGTTACGCCCGACGATGTGGCCGAAATCGCGAAACCGGTACTGGCTCACCGCCTCGTCTTGACGCCCGAGGCGAAAGTCGACGGCGTCTCGAAGGGTGCACTCATCGATGACGTGCTCGACGCCGTCCCCGTACCGACGGTCGAATAGCGCACCGGGTTACCACTCGTCACCGATCTGTTTTCGTGCCTGTTCGTACCCCTCGTTCGTCCGCCACGACCGACCGGTAGCGACGTGTTCGACGCGATAGCGCGCGCCACACACCCCACAGCGTCGCGTGTTCGGTTCGGTTACCGTCACCGACGCGCGAAACCGATCTGCCGACCAGTCACAGTCCTCGGCGGTACAGACGAGTCGCAGTCGGGGCTCGCTGAACGGGCTGCAGTGTCGCGGTGCATCGATTTCGTCTGCTTTGTCCCGAAACCGCGCGCCGTGACCGGACTCGCCGAACTGCTGGAACTCCCAGGCGTGGACGAGTTCGTGGCGGATCACGGCCGCCATCTCATCCCAGCCGTGCTCTCGGTAGGCGTCCCACGCGAGCCTGACCGTGACCGCTCCGCTATCGCTATCGTACCGACAGGAACCGGCGCGGCGTCTGGCGCGATGAGAGACCGTCCACTGGATCGCGTCGAGATCGACGTCGATGGGGATGTCCTGGGCATACGCCCGTGCTCGATCCAGGAAGACGGCTTCGGACCGGTCAGCCCGGTCTGTCTCCGAGTGCATATGAGTTTGAGCTACGGTTGGTGTTCACCGTGTATAGTTTCAGGGGACGAAACGCGGTGCCAGTGCACCGGAATCCGGGTCGGTCCCTCAGACGTCGAACGACGGAGCTGAAATATCCTCGTCTTCGGCAGTCTTCCAGGACTGTTCTGGTTCCCAGCCCAGCGTCGCCGTCGCCTTCGCGTTCGTATACGCGGGCTCGTCGTCCTCCAGCCAGCACTCTTCAGGAAGCGAGTCGTATCCCGCCTCGATCGCATCGGCCGTATCGACCCCGAGGAAGTTATCGGGACCAAATACGTTGTACACCTCGTGTCCTGCTGGTGCCTCGTCGATCGCCGCCTCGACAAAGGAAACGACGTCCCGGATGTCGACATAGGACCAGAGGTTACCGAATCTGCCCGCACTCTCGAAGTCGAACGACTTCCTGATCGGCGTGATCTGATAGCGACCCGGATACTGGATCCATGTCGGGCGCATCGTCGTGACCGACACGTCGAACGCGTTCGCAATTCGCTTTGCAGCGGCTTCGCCAGCGAGCTTCGAGGTCTCGTAGCCGTTCCAGGGGGCGACGGGATGCTCCTCGTCTACGGGGAGATACTCCGGTAGTTTCGGTTCCGGCCAGTGAGTTCCATAGACGGTCTCGCTCGACGCCCAGACGATATCCGCCCCGGCACGCCCGGCCGCTTCCAGTACGTGGAACGTACTTACGGCGTTGTTCTCGTAAACCTCGCCGCCTGCGTGGTTCTCCTGATGAGGAATATTTCCAAAGTGGACGACAGTCGAGGGATCGGCGTCGAGTATCATCTCCCAGACGGGCCCCTGCTGGGTTAGATCCACCTTCTGAAAACTCACGTCTTCGATCCCCGTGGTCGTCGGAAGTCGCTGATCAAGCGCGAGGACCTCGTAGTCGGCTCTGAGTCGATCGACGATCCATTTCCCTGCCCCTCCGAGTGCGCCCGTAACAACGATGGTCTCCGTCATACCTGACTATTGTACTCTATGTGTATAATCATTCATTTCAATATGGCTCATGCTTTGGTTCTATTCTTTGTACTTCGGTCACGAATGGATATTCATGGAGTACACTACGCTCGGCTCCACGGGTATGGAAGTCTCGAAGATCTGCCTCGGCTGCATGAGCTTCGGCAGTGAAGAATCGTGGATGCTCGACCGGGAGGAAAGCCGCGAGTTGATCGAACGGGCGATCGACCTCGGGGTGAACTTCTTCGATACCGCCAACGCCTACTCCGATGGGGAATCCGAGGAGCTTCTTGGCGATGTTCTTGCGGAGTATGATCGGGACCGACAGGTCGTCGCGACGAAGGTCAGGTTCCCGGCGGGGGATGAGCACCCGAACGCCACCGGGCTGTCCCGGAAGACCATCGAGCAGGAACTCGACGCCAGTCTCGATCGACTGGGTATGGAGACGATCGACCTCTATCAGACCCACCGTGTGGACCCGAACACCCCACCGAAAACGACGCTCCGAGCCCTCGATGACGCGGTAGAACGTGGCGATGTCCGTCACGTCGGTACCTCATCGATGTGGACACACCAGCTCGCACGTCGTTTGCGGATCAGCGAGCGTGAGGACCTCGTCCAGTTTGAGACGATGCAGAACCACTATCACCTCGCGTACCGCGAGGAGGAACGGGAGATGTTACCGCTGTGCGACCGTGAAGATATCGGGGTGATCCCATGGGGACCTCTCGGTCAGGGATTCCTCACTCGCCCGTTCGAGGCGCTCGAACGGACCGACCGTGGTGATCCCGACAACTACCACAACCCGACGCCAGACTACGTCCGTGGTGGCGGCCGAGAGATAAACGAACGTGTCGAGGAGCTCGCCGCCGAATACGGTGTAACGATGGCACAGATCGGTCTTGCCTGGCAGTTTCAGAACGAGTACGTGGACGCCCCCATCGTCGGAACGACCTCGATCGAACATCTCGAACAGGCAGTCGAAGCACTCAAGATCGACCTCTCGGACTCCGATGTCCAGTATCTGGAGGAGCCATACGAACCGCAACCGATCGTCGGCCATAAGTAAGACTACCAACACCCTGATTGTGTCCCAGTCAGCAGTGGTACCTGTGAGCAATTCTGAATCAAATTAATAAGAATTATTTTTATTGTTGTATTTTTATATTTTCCAGTCGAGGGTAGGTGTGCTCCCTGTAGAAGAAGTGTGAGCATACAGAAATTAACTAAAAAAGACACAACGACGGTTGTCGAGTACAGCGACATCCGTACCTCGGGTTGTACTGGTGGTTCAAACCGATAATACGAAATATAATCGTGCCGAACATATCCGGTCGCTGGTTGGTCGATCTCGTGTGCGCCACCCTGGGCCGAACCGAGAATGTGGTGTTATATTGTTGTATTCGTACAACACATGGTGGGTCTTTCGCTATGTCGTGGCATAAGCCTCTGGACAGAGATGTATGGCGGTGTGGCGATAG harbors:
- a CDS encoding SprT-like domain-containing protein; its protein translation is MHSETDRADRSEAVFLDRARAYAQDIPIDVDLDAIQWTVSHRARRRAGSCRYDSDSGAVTVRLAWDAYREHGWDEMAAVIRHELVHAWEFQQFGESGHGARFRDKADEIDAPRHCSPFSEPRLRLVCTAEDCDWSADRFRASVTVTEPNTRRCGVCGARYRVEHVATGRSWRTNEGYEQARKQIGDEW
- a CDS encoding NAD-dependent epimerase/dehydratase family protein yields the protein MTETIVVTGALGGAGKWIVDRLRADYEVLALDQRLPTTTGIEDVSFQKVDLTQQGPVWEMILDADPSTVVHFGNIPHQENHAGGEVYENNAVSTFHVLEAAGRAGADIVWASSETVYGTHWPEPKLPEYLPVDEEHPVAPWNGYETSKLAGEAAAKRIANAFDVSVTTMRPTWIQYPGRYQITPIRKSFDFESAGRFGNLWSYVDIRDVVSFVEAAIDEAPAGHEVYNVFGPDNFLGVDTADAIEAGYDSLPEECWLEDDEPAYTNAKATATLGWEPEQSWKTAEDEDISAPSFDV
- a CDS encoding aldo/keto reductase; this translates as MEYTTLGSTGMEVSKICLGCMSFGSEESWMLDREESRELIERAIDLGVNFFDTANAYSDGESEELLGDVLAEYDRDRQVVATKVRFPAGDEHPNATGLSRKTIEQELDASLDRLGMETIDLYQTHRVDPNTPPKTTLRALDDAVERGDVRHVGTSSMWTHQLARRLRISEREDLVQFETMQNHYHLAYREEEREMLPLCDREDIGVIPWGPLGQGFLTRPFEALERTDRGDPDNYHNPTPDYVRGGGREINERVEELAAEYGVTMAQIGLAWQFQNEYVDAPIVGTTSIEHLEQAVEALKIDLSDSDVQYLEEPYEPQPIVGHK